A window from Carassius gibelio isolate Cgi1373 ecotype wild population from Czech Republic chromosome B3, carGib1.2-hapl.c, whole genome shotgun sequence encodes these proteins:
- the LOC127953858 gene encoding tubulin epsilon and delta complex protein 2 isoform X1: MSLLQAVDEAIKMCKAEESRLTENIRQCKEILHSMRTRVTETAAAVGTKDADIQPEEKQEIELLEQVLKKALKIRSTSEVHKERQPNERKNKALVNHTGKEEDKRKLVKSVPLSETSKKAIDRRRAGGNVTHGVPWTRPVLVRKGPTAHPVVNGRPSVSKSAQARISSTRPQQKMCVKATDAEEPSEDNSPSVSSQEVPAYGEDGEVTAGSVRSEEQWIQSPLLPAWRAQRTKQKRLWRKVLTQQSKPVPERTKFTERLRDTFPSELPTVCPADITRELDVLTQRCLDLTHCFNAELQAQKHSDSGTLREREYESFRMLEGLERMTAEVITCADQRKKDWESWDMRISGGLCPVRRRSEWGAPAGSCLPPVLSYSSGAELRELESQRLRVEQLQQAVHLQQAMTDSLASYWSSRPGADGPSAVVLRGLYSLLAEGGLQFPSLVLDSESD, encoded by the exons ATGTCTCTTCTTCAGGCTGTTGATGAAGCCATCAAGATGTGCAAAGCTGAAGAATCGAGACTCACTGAAAACATCCGACAGTGCAAGGAGATTTTACACTCAAT GAGAACGCGTGTGACAGAAACTGCAGCAGCCGTCGGTACTAAAGATG CAGATATTCAGCCTGAAGAAAAGCAAGAAATTGAATTGTTGGAGCAGGTTTTAAAAAAAGCACTGAAAATCCGCAGCACATCTGAGGTTCATAAAGAACGACAACCtaatgagagaaaaaataaagcaCTCGTTAATCATACTGGTAAAGAGGAAGATAAAAGAAAGCTGGTGAAATCTGTCCCTCTCTCGGAGACGTCTAAAAAAGCCATTGATCGGAGACGGGCCGGAGGGAATGTGACCCACGGGGTCCCCTGGACGCGGCCGGTTCTGGTCCGGAAGGGACCGACTGCTCATCCGGTGGTCAACGGAAGACCGTCAGTCTCAAAGAGCGCTCAGGCGAGGATCTCTTCCACACGACCCCAGCAGAAGATGTGTGTCAAAGCCACAGATGCTGAAGAGCCGTCTGAAGATAATTCCCCGTCAGTCTCCAGCCAAGAAGTGCCAGCATACGGTGAAGACGGGGAAGTCACAGCAGGAAGTGTGCGCTCTGAGGAGCAATG GATACAATCTCCTCTGTTACCAGCTTGGCGAGCACAGAGGACAAAACAGAAGCG ATTGTGGAGGAAGGTGTTAACGCAGCAATCAAAGCCAGTACCAGAGAGAACCAAATTCACAGAGAGACTGCGAGACACT TTCCCGTCCGAACTGCCTACTGTATGTCCTGCTGATATCACAAGAGAGCTGGACGTGCTTACACAGCGCTGTCTTGACCTGACGCACTGCTTCAACGCTGAGCTGCAGGCCCAGAAGCACTCAGATTCAG ggaCCTTGCGTGAGAGAGAATATGAGTCCTTCCGGATGCTGGAGGGTTTGGAGAGGATGACGGCAGAAGTTATTACATGTGCTGATCAACGGAAGAAAG ACTGGGAGAGCTGGGATATGAGGATCTCTGGAGGCTTGTGTCCCGTCCGGAGGAGAAGTGAATGGGGCGCCCCGGCCGGTTCCTGTCTGCCCCCCGTCCTGTCGTACAGCAGTGGGGCTGAACTGAGAGAGCTGGAGAGCCAAAGGCTCCGAGTAGAGCAGCTTCAGCAGGCCGTTCATCTTCAGCAG GCGATGACCGATAGCCTTGCGTCGTACTGGAGCTCTCGTCCCGGAGCGGATGGACCCAGTGCTGTGGTTCTGCGGGGCTTGTACTCGCTGCTGGCCGAGGGAGGGCTTCAGTTCCCATCTCTGGTTCTGGATTCAGAGTCGGACTGA
- the LOC127952124 gene encoding transmembrane protein 100 → MGCTTGHFTCQPQMTTAPTLEGQSQERAPKVPEVLSSLERLSQATGGMEKSWYRCIFPFGIISLVIGVAGTGVTYTYNDLPQTKVVSVILLIVGLVLVLMATACWTVHKKKRRKKKEGGSFSSEQCPL, encoded by the coding sequence ATGGGATGCACCACGGGGCACTTCACTTGCCAACCACAAATGACGACGGCCCCGACCCTGGAAGGCCAATCGCAAGAAAGAGCACCCAAAGTCCCAGAGGTGCTGTCGTCCCTAGAGCGGCTCTCGCAAGCCACGGGAGGGATGGAGAAGTCGTGGTACCGCTGCATCTTTCCATTTGGGATAATCTCGCTGGTGATTGGAGTGGCTGGAACTGGAGTAACATACACGTACAATGATCTCCCGCAGACCAAGGTGGTTTCTGTGATCCTGTTGATCGTGGGACTGGTCCTTGTACTGATGGCGACCGCTTGCTGGACAGTCCACAAGAAGAAGCGCAGGAAAAAGAAGGAAGGAGGTTCCTTCAGCTCCGAACAGTGTCCCTTGTGA
- the LOC127953858 gene encoding tubulin epsilon and delta complex protein 2 isoform X2, translating to MSLLQAVDEAIKMCKAEESRLTENIRQCKEILHSMRTRVTETAAAVGTKDDIQPEEKQEIELLEQVLKKALKIRSTSEVHKERQPNERKNKALVNHTGKEEDKRKLVKSVPLSETSKKAIDRRRAGGNVTHGVPWTRPVLVRKGPTAHPVVNGRPSVSKSAQARISSTRPQQKMCVKATDAEEPSEDNSPSVSSQEVPAYGEDGEVTAGSVRSEEQWIQSPLLPAWRAQRTKQKRLWRKVLTQQSKPVPERTKFTERLRDTFPSELPTVCPADITRELDVLTQRCLDLTHCFNAELQAQKHSDSGTLREREYESFRMLEGLERMTAEVITCADQRKKDWESWDMRISGGLCPVRRRSEWGAPAGSCLPPVLSYSSGAELRELESQRLRVEQLQQAVHLQQAMTDSLASYWSSRPGADGPSAVVLRGLYSLLAEGGLQFPSLVLDSESD from the exons ATGTCTCTTCTTCAGGCTGTTGATGAAGCCATCAAGATGTGCAAAGCTGAAGAATCGAGACTCACTGAAAACATCCGACAGTGCAAGGAGATTTTACACTCAAT GAGAACGCGTGTGACAGAAACTGCAGCAGCCGTCGGTACTAAAGATG ATATTCAGCCTGAAGAAAAGCAAGAAATTGAATTGTTGGAGCAGGTTTTAAAAAAAGCACTGAAAATCCGCAGCACATCTGAGGTTCATAAAGAACGACAACCtaatgagagaaaaaataaagcaCTCGTTAATCATACTGGTAAAGAGGAAGATAAAAGAAAGCTGGTGAAATCTGTCCCTCTCTCGGAGACGTCTAAAAAAGCCATTGATCGGAGACGGGCCGGAGGGAATGTGACCCACGGGGTCCCCTGGACGCGGCCGGTTCTGGTCCGGAAGGGACCGACTGCTCATCCGGTGGTCAACGGAAGACCGTCAGTCTCAAAGAGCGCTCAGGCGAGGATCTCTTCCACACGACCCCAGCAGAAGATGTGTGTCAAAGCCACAGATGCTGAAGAGCCGTCTGAAGATAATTCCCCGTCAGTCTCCAGCCAAGAAGTGCCAGCATACGGTGAAGACGGGGAAGTCACAGCAGGAAGTGTGCGCTCTGAGGAGCAATG GATACAATCTCCTCTGTTACCAGCTTGGCGAGCACAGAGGACAAAACAGAAGCG ATTGTGGAGGAAGGTGTTAACGCAGCAATCAAAGCCAGTACCAGAGAGAACCAAATTCACAGAGAGACTGCGAGACACT TTCCCGTCCGAACTGCCTACTGTATGTCCTGCTGATATCACAAGAGAGCTGGACGTGCTTACACAGCGCTGTCTTGACCTGACGCACTGCTTCAACGCTGAGCTGCAGGCCCAGAAGCACTCAGATTCAG ggaCCTTGCGTGAGAGAGAATATGAGTCCTTCCGGATGCTGGAGGGTTTGGAGAGGATGACGGCAGAAGTTATTACATGTGCTGATCAACGGAAGAAAG ACTGGGAGAGCTGGGATATGAGGATCTCTGGAGGCTTGTGTCCCGTCCGGAGGAGAAGTGAATGGGGCGCCCCGGCCGGTTCCTGTCTGCCCCCCGTCCTGTCGTACAGCAGTGGGGCTGAACTGAGAGAGCTGGAGAGCCAAAGGCTCCGAGTAGAGCAGCTTCAGCAGGCCGTTCATCTTCAGCAG GCGATGACCGATAGCCTTGCGTCGTACTGGAGCTCTCGTCCCGGAGCGGATGGACCCAGTGCTGTGGTTCTGCGGGGCTTGTACTCGCTGCTGGCCGAGGGAGGGCTTCAGTTCCCATCTCTGGTTCTGGATTCAGAGTCGGACTGA